A stretch of Methanotorris formicicus Mc-S-70 DNA encodes these proteins:
- the pyrF gene encoding orotidine-5'-phosphate decarboxylase — protein MVKLMLALDVMDKNKALEIVKETSEYIDAIKIGYPLVLATDLKIVKEIKELSNKEIICDFKVADIPSTNEKIAKLTLQYADGIICHGFVGEDSVKAIQNIAKENNKKVIMVTEMSHPGAVMFMQPIANELAKLAKKLGVDGVVAPSTRPERLKEIKEIVGEISIISPGIGAQGGDLEKVLRILSNDDYIIVGRSIYNSESPKESAKMYKEKLKNNF, from the coding sequence TTGATGCTCGCTCTTGATGTTATGGACAAGAATAAGGCATTAGAAATAGTAAAAGAAACATCAGAGTATATTGATGCAATTAAAATAGGTTATCCTCTTGTATTAGCAACAGACCTAAAAATCGTCAAGGAGATAAAAGAACTAAGCAATAAAGAGATAATATGTGATTTTAAAGTGGCGGATATACCTTCAACAAATGAAAAAATTGCAAAATTGACATTACAATATGCAGATGGAATCATATGTCATGGTTTTGTTGGAGAGGACAGTGTTAAAGCAATTCAAAACATAGCAAAGGAAAACAATAAAAAGGTTATAATGGTTACTGAAATGTCCCATCCTGGGGCTGTTATGTTTATGCAACCAATTGCTAACGAACTTGCAAAATTGGCTAAGAAGTTGGGTGTTGATGGTGTTGTTGCTCCATCAACAAGACCAGAGAGATTGAAGGAGATAAAAGAAATTGTTGGGGAAATTTCAATAATCTCTCCAGGTATTGGGGCACAAGGAGGAGATTTGGAAAAGGTTTTGAGGATTTTGTCTAATGATGATTACATAATTGTTGGGAGAAGTATATACAACAGCGAAAGCCCAAAGGAAAGTGCAAAGATGTACAAAGAAAAATTAAAAAATAATTTCTAA
- a CDS encoding ZIP family metal transporter: MINEAIFISLLSFIVMLVGELMAYYSISLKYRYEYEAFSYGFILGVATLVLIPSGYFENSSIYVIFGVLLVILMDKYLAFCPLCKKYCEECGVDEIKVKLIYPISFFIHTFIDGLIIAVSFIGHLGISLYLAILLHKLPAGFVLLSPLKSTYKNPLPIGAIVSFGTVLGTIVGLSLFSNMPIEPLISVSGGVFIATFLLLASHAYEHAPEKVINPLIFGFLVVGFLSLLGHH, translated from the coding sequence ATGATAAATGAAGCAATTTTTATATCGTTGTTAAGTTTTATAGTCATGCTTGTTGGTGAATTGATGGCTTACTACTCCATATCCTTAAAATATAGATATGAGTATGAGGCATTTTCTTATGGGTTTATACTTGGAGTAGCAACGCTTGTTTTAATTCCATCGGGATATTTTGAAAATTCATCAATATATGTGATTTTTGGTGTTTTGTTGGTCATTCTAATGGATAAATACCTTGCATTCTGCCCACTATGTAAGAAATACTGCGAAGAGTGCGGGGTTGATGAGATAAAGGTAAAACTCATATATCCAATTTCATTTTTTATACACACATTTATAGATGGTTTAATTATTGCGGTGAGTTTTATTGGACATCTTGGAATTTCATTATATCTTGCTATCCTACTCCACAAATTACCAGCAGGATTTGTTTTACTTTCCCCATTAAAATCCACCTATAAAAATCCATTGCCTATTGGAGCAATTGTATCATTTGGAACTGTACTCGGAACTATTGTAGGATTGTCATTATTTTCCAACATGCCCATTGAACCACTCATCTCAGTCTCCGGAGGGGTTTTTATAGCAACATTTCTGCTATTGGCATCTCATGCCTATGAACATGCTCCAGAAAAAGTTATTAATCCATTGATATTTGGATTCTTAGTTGTTGGGTTTTTAAGTTTGTTGGGACATCATTAG